A region from the Diorhabda sublineata isolate icDioSubl1.1 chromosome X, icDioSubl1.1, whole genome shotgun sequence genome encodes:
- the LOC130450945 gene encoding histone H1, early embryonic-like has translation MAALITDVMSSIATLKDRKGSSLDEIINHINSQRKTKLKNASMQVKKALTTGIQNGLLKKANGKFKLGISFRLFTMFQNFKNLEKRRAPVKEMQARARRQQGKQRSLIKSAKSKQKEESSRISKIAKSLKLPIIEIRSRGRRPKNTRRRRRRTKRRRHDVHTRAEPMDRSRRPRRKGMKRRQRRPRRSSKYGRRK, from the exons ATGGCAGCTCTTATAACCGACGTAATGAGTTCCATTGCTACCTTAAAGGACCGTAAAGGCTCGTCTCTCGATGAAATAATCAATCATATCAACTCCCAAAGAAAAACCAAGTTGAAAAATGCCTCTATGCAAGTTAAGAAAGCTCTAACGACCGGAATTCAAAATGGTCTTCTAAAAAAAGCCAATGGAAAGTTTAAATTAG gtATCAGCTTCAGGCTGTTCACCATGTTCCAAAACTTCAAGAATTTGGAAAAGAGAAGGGCTCCAGTCAAGGAAATGCAAGCAAGAGCTAGACGTCAGCAAGGAAAACAACGCAGTCTTATTAAAAGTGCAAAGAGCAAGCAGAAAGAGGAATCATCAAGAATCTCCAAGATAGCCAAAAGTCTCAAGCTACCAATAATAGAAATACGCAGTCGTGGACGACGCCCTAAGAATACGAGGAGACGTAGACGAAGAACAAAGAGACGAAGACATGATGTACACA CCAGAGCAGAGCCGATGGATCGCAGCAGACGTCCACGTCGTAAAGGAATGAAGCGCAGGCAACGTCGGCCACGACGATCATCAAAATATGGAAGAAGGAAATAG